From Candidatus Pedobacter colombiensis, one genomic window encodes:
- a CDS encoding DUF763 domain-containing protein, translated as MKRSGTADLPLHYGFVPKWLAERMSSLGLAITEAIIAEYGTAEVLRRLSDPFWFQSLGAVMGMDWHSSGITTSVMGSLKAAINPLYKELGIYICGGKGQKSRNTPDELLRFGERTGLDGIELVRCSKLSAKVDNTAIQDGFQLYTHSFVVNTEGLWTVVQQGMRNGSSTARRYHWHSAGITSFVEEPHTGICGNNMGQILNLTARSAQPSKTAMLAMTSENPDRMIAEARRLIMPNHHEVKAKDVDLKRLGAMLWLTQEKQPADFEELLLLEGMGPRTLQSMALVSEVIYGTPSRFDDPARFSFAHGGKDGHPFPVPIKVYDETISVLSKAVQKAKIGQSDKLHAIQQLGVLARRAEKGFIPNDNFDALIEKERRDSWKHGGKTVFGDAKPPNEGQLQLF; from the coding sequence ATGAAAAGATCTGGAACAGCTGATTTACCCCTACACTATGGTTTTGTACCCAAATGGCTTGCCGAACGGATGTCATCTTTGGGTCTGGCCATTACAGAAGCTATTATTGCAGAATATGGGACAGCGGAAGTTTTGCGGCGCTTAAGCGATCCTTTTTGGTTTCAAAGTCTGGGTGCGGTAATGGGCATGGACTGGCATTCTTCAGGGATTACCACTTCGGTGATGGGCTCTTTAAAAGCAGCTATCAATCCTTTGTATAAAGAATTAGGCATTTATATCTGTGGGGGTAAGGGACAGAAATCCCGCAATACTCCCGATGAATTGCTGCGTTTTGGAGAAAGAACCGGGCTGGATGGTATAGAGCTAGTACGTTGCAGTAAGTTAAGTGCTAAGGTAGACAATACAGCTATACAGGATGGATTTCAGTTATATACCCATAGTTTTGTAGTGAATACTGAAGGACTTTGGACTGTTGTTCAACAAGGTATGCGTAATGGCAGTTCAACTGCACGAAGGTACCATTGGCATTCTGCAGGCATCACTTCTTTTGTAGAAGAACCGCATACTGGGATTTGTGGCAACAATATGGGGCAGATTCTAAACCTGACGGCCAGGTCTGCTCAACCTTCAAAGACCGCCATGTTGGCCATGACCAGCGAAAATCCCGATCGGATGATTGCTGAAGCACGAAGACTGATCATGCCCAATCATCATGAGGTTAAAGCAAAAGATGTGGATCTGAAAAGACTGGGAGCTATGCTTTGGTTAACACAGGAAAAACAGCCTGCTGATTTTGAAGAGTTGTTACTGCTGGAAGGTATGGGGCCCAGGACACTGCAGTCAATGGCTTTGGTCAGCGAGGTGATTTACGGTACACCATCTCGTTTTGATGATCCTGCACGCTTTTCCTTTGCTCATGGCGGTAAAGATGGTCACCCTTTTCCAGTACCCATCAAAGTATACGATGAAACCATTAGCGTACTTAGTAAGGCAGTTCAAAAGGCAAAAATAGGGCAGAGTGATAAATTACACGCCATACAACAACTCGGCGTATTAGCCCGCAGAGCAGAAAAAGGCTTCATCCCCAATGATAATTTTGATGCTTTGATTGAGAAAGAGCGTCGCGATTCCTGGAAGCATGGTGGTAAAACCGTTTTTGGTGATGCAAAACCGCCTAATGAAGGGCAGCTACAGTTATTTTAA